From the Sphingomonas suaedae genome, one window contains:
- the glmU gene encoding bifunctional UDP-N-acetylglucosamine diphosphorylase/glucosamine-1-phosphate N-acetyltransferase GlmU has product MTTRPIAAIILAAGSGTRMKSDTHKVLHPIAGKPMLLHLTDAFTAAGAAEKVVVVGARREQVEAAVASLGVRIAHQAEQLGTAHATLMAREALAGFDGTVIVAFGDTPFLSAQTIAAMAARLDAADAPRVAVLGFRPDDAKAYGRIIADGDGVIAKMVEFKDATPDERAVDLCNSGVTAVRAADLWPLLDRVGNDNAAGEYYLPDIVMLALADGDRAVVVETVADEVIGINSRAELAYAEDRWQAARRAQAMADGATLTAPETVWFAHDTVLGRDVTVEPNVVFGPGVSVADGVIIRAFCHIEGASIATGAEVGPYARLRPGTVLGEKSKIGNFVETKKAVLGKGAKANHLTYLGDAQVGEGANIGAGTITCNYDGFFKYPTVIGAGAFVGSNSALVAPVTIGEGAIVGAGSVVTKDVEADALALVRPEQTGLPGWAKRFRAAMAARKAAK; this is encoded by the coding sequence ATGACGACGCGCCCGATCGCCGCGATCATCCTTGCCGCCGGAAGCGGGACGCGGATGAAGTCCGATACGCACAAGGTGCTGCATCCGATCGCCGGAAAGCCGATGCTGCTGCACCTGACCGATGCGTTCACGGCGGCAGGCGCGGCGGAGAAGGTCGTCGTGGTCGGCGCACGGCGCGAGCAGGTCGAGGCGGCGGTCGCCTCGCTCGGCGTGCGGATCGCGCATCAGGCCGAACAGCTCGGCACGGCGCACGCGACGCTGATGGCACGTGAAGCGCTGGCGGGGTTTGACGGCACCGTGATCGTCGCGTTCGGCGACACGCCCTTCCTGTCGGCCCAGACGATCGCGGCGATGGCCGCGCGGCTCGATGCGGCCGACGCGCCGCGCGTCGCGGTGCTCGGCTTTCGCCCCGACGATGCCAAGGCCTATGGCCGGATCATTGCCGACGGCGACGGCGTGATCGCCAAGATGGTCGAGTTCAAGGACGCCACGCCAGATGAGCGCGCGGTCGATCTGTGCAACTCCGGCGTCACGGCGGTGCGCGCCGCCGATCTGTGGCCGCTGCTCGACCGGGTGGGCAACGACAATGCGGCGGGGGAATATTATCTGCCCGACATCGTCATGCTCGCGCTGGCCGATGGCGATCGTGCGGTGGTGGTCGAGACCGTTGCCGATGAGGTGATCGGGATCAACAGCCGCGCCGAACTGGCCTATGCCGAGGACCGCTGGCAGGCGGCGCGGCGGGCGCAGGCGATGGCCGATGGCGCGACGCTGACCGCGCCGGAGACGGTGTGGTTCGCGCACGATACGGTGCTGGGCCGCGATGTGACGGTTGAGCCGAACGTGGTGTTCGGGCCTGGCGTGAGCGTCGCGGACGGCGTCATCATCCGTGCCTTTTGCCATATCGAGGGCGCGAGCATCGCGACCGGCGCGGAAGTCGGCCCCTATGCCCGGCTGCGCCCCGGCACGGTGCTGGGCGAGAAGAGCAAGATCGGCAATTTCGTCGAGACCAAGAAAGCTGTGCTGGGCAAGGGCGCCAAGGCCAATCACCTGACCTATCTGGGCGATGCGCAGGTGGGCGAGGGCGCGAATATCGGCGCGGGCACGATCACCTGCAACTATGACGGCTTCTTCAAATATCCGACCGTGATCGGGGCAGGGGCGTTCGTCGGGTCGAACAGCGCGCTGGTCGCCCCGGTGACAATTGGGGAGGGCGCGATCGTCGGCGCGGGGAGCGTGGTGACCAAGGATGTCGAGGCCGATGCGCTCGCGCTGGTCCGCCCGGAACAGACCGGCCTGCCCGGCTGGGCCAAGCGGTTCCGTGCGGCGATGGCTGCACGAAAGGCAGCGAAATGA
- a CDS encoding ribbon-helix-helix protein, CopG family, with protein MTRILADLPDEDIKWLDAQAAEQGKSRAAVVREAISAYRAEASKDWIARGAGYWKHRKDIGDAVEYQREMRQDRDPHS; from the coding sequence ATGACTCGCATCCTTGCCGATCTTCCCGATGAGGACATCAAGTGGCTCGACGCTCAGGCGGCCGAGCAGGGCAAATCGCGTGCCGCAGTGGTCCGTGAAGCCATCTCGGCCTATCGCGCCGAAGCGAGCAAGGACTGGATCGCGCGCGGCGCTGGTTATTGGAAGCACCGAAAGGATATTGGCGATGCGGTCGAGTATCAGCGAGAGATGCGGCAAGATCGCGATCCGCACTCGTGA
- a CDS encoding type II toxin-antitoxin system VapC family toxin, which produces MSDPFFDTNILIDWLLDRPQASLELSRYPRHRISRIVWTEVLAGEPAATREEVRALLQPFEIVELDQRTAMVAADIRFKSRMKLLDAMILAAAQVNGAILVTRNTKDFPANMPGIRVPYTL; this is translated from the coding sequence GTGAGCGATCCGTTTTTTGACACGAATATCCTGATCGACTGGCTGCTCGATCGACCGCAAGCATCGCTCGAACTGTCGCGCTATCCGCGCCACCGGATCAGCCGCATCGTCTGGACCGAAGTGCTGGCCGGTGAGCCCGCAGCGACGCGGGAGGAGGTCCGCGCCTTGCTCCAACCGTTTGAAATCGTGGAGCTGGATCAACGCACTGCGATGGTCGCAGCCGATATCCGTTTCAAGAGCCGGATGAAATTACTGGACGCCATGATTCTGGCTGCGGCTCAGGTCAATGGCGCCATCCTCGTCACCCGCAACACCAAGGATTTCCCGGCGAACATGCCGGGCATCCGCGTTCCCTATACCCTCTAG